The window ATTTTTTTTGCTTTATTAGCCCTTCTACCTTGTAACTTACAACTAAATACAGTTACTATTCGTATTAGATCCTTAACTAATTCTTGTTCTTCTGTCTTTTCTGTATTACCTATAATCTCAATTTTAATTCCATATTTATTACATAGATTTTCTATAAGTTCAAATCCAAATCTTGTTAATATATCTTTATATAGAATCACTATTTTTTCAACTGTTGTTGTGAATAATATCTATATCCGCTCTTTGTAACATGGTGCAGTTTAAGTGTGTTATTTTTATCTCAATTTCTTAATGTTTGTTCTGTTTTTCCTATTAGTTTTGCAAACTCTTCAATTGAGTAATATTTCAAGCTAATCATCTCTTGAAATAATCATATATTAAATATTGAAATATTTGAATTTATTTCTATAAACTTTTATAATTATTTTTTAACTGTTGCTTTCCTCTTCTTTTAGATTATCTATATTTTAATCTATGAGTTATTTTCCTTTATTTTTTAGACACATATTTATAGTATACCAAATTTGACTATTTAAAATAATATCTTATTTGAATAATTGATAACATCAAATTTACAAAACTACATTAATTACTATAAATAGTCAATATAAAAATAAAATTTTATTGTGGATAAGTTATGCTATTTAAAATAAAAAAATTGTAATCAAGTTACCCACAGCATTAGAAGGTATATAATAAATTTCTAACCTGTGGATTATTTGTTAATAACATTTCTATAATTCACAGGTTAGATATAAAAATTTGTAATTTACCTATATTTATAAAGTGAATCTAAGCTTCTAATAAATCAACATATAAAAATGAATTAACTTTAAATACTCATTTTAAAAACTTATTTGATATATGCTAAATATAAATTGATAAATAAAAAGTCTAGTATTTTTTCATACTAGACTTTTTTATTTCGTATTATTTAGCTTGTATTACAATTCTCCTAAACGGTTCTTCACCTTCACTATAAGTCACTATACCAGAATCATTTTGTAAAGCTGAATGAATTATTCTTCTTTCATATGGATTCATAGGTTCTAGTCTTATAGGTCTTCTTGATGTTTTAACAGTTCTAGCAAGTTTTTTTGCTAATTTTATTAAAGTCTCTTCTCTCTTTTCTCTATAATTCTCTGTATCTATCAGAACTCTAATGTATTTTTCTCTATTTTTATTTATCATTAAGCTTAATAAATACTGTAAAGAATCTAACGTAATTCCTCTTTTCCCTATTATAATTCCTTTGTCTACACTATTTATGTTTATTATATCTACGAAGAGATCTTGTCCATCTCTATTTATATTAGCATCAGCTTTTATATTCATTTTTTCAAATACTTCTTTTAAGAATTTCTCTGATAAAGTTATAGGATCATTTGTTACTGTAACTTTTATTTTAGCATCCTTATTTCCCATAAGTCCAAAAAATCTTTTAGCCGGCTCTTCAAGGATTTCTATACTTATATCTTCTCTCTCTACACCTAGTTCAGCCAATGCCAAATTTATAGCATCTTCAACAGTCTTAGCTGTTTTAACTACAGACTTCATCTTAACTAGATTCCCCCTTAAGGTTTACTATAGTCTTATTAGTAAAATACTGTTGTACTATTTGGAATATATTGGATACTGTCCAATATAGAGTAAATCCTACAGGATAAGTATATCCAAAGACTAAGAACATTATAGGCATAACTATAGTCATTGTCTTCTGAGTAGCTTGAGCTTGCTGATTTTGTCCTGAAGATCCTTGTTGATTCTGTGCTGACATCATTTTACTAGATAAATAAGTTGTAAGTGCCGATAATATAGCTATAATTGGTATAGTAATTCCAGCTATCTGTAAATCATTAGAAACTCCATTAACTATCGCTGTAGGTTGAAGAGCTATATCCTTTATCCAAAGAAATGCTTTATTTATTTGATCAAATAAAGCTTGATTTCCAAATACATATTTTACAGGTTGTTGCATAACTCTAAAGTATGCGATAAGGATAGGAAATTGAATTAACAGCGGTAAACATCCTCCTAATGGATTTACATTATATTGTTTATATAATTCAAGTGTTTTTTCATTTAAAGTCTGAGGATCATTCTTATATTTTTTCTGTAATTCCTGTAGCTTTGGTTGTACAACTTGAAGATTTTTCATAGATTTGGCTTGTTTAATGTTGAGTGGTAATAATAGTAACTTAAATATAATTGTAGCTACAATTATAGCAACAGCATAAGCCGATAAATACTTAAAGTCTAAGCCTATACTTACAGATGTATCATATACAAATTTAAGTAAAAGACCTAGTGGTTTTGCAAATAAATCTATCATTCGGTAGCCCCCTCTCTATTTTAAAGGATCATGTCCTCCTGGGTTAAATGGGTTACACTTTAAAATTCTTTTTAGGCTCATAAAACCGCCTTTTATTATTCCATATTTATTTATAGCCTGAATAGAGTATTCAGAACACGTAGGATAAAATCTACAAGATTTTGGTTTCATAGGAGAAATAAATCTTTGATAAAACTTTATAATAGCCACAGCTATAGTTCTCATACTATTAGTCCTTTTTTAATAATCCAGATATTTTGACAAGATGT is drawn from Gottschalkia purinilytica and contains these coding sequences:
- a CDS encoding YidC/Oxa1 family membrane protein insertase produces the protein MIDLFAKPLGLLLKFVYDTSVSIGLDFKYLSAYAVAIIVATIIFKLLLLPLNIKQAKSMKNLQVVQPKLQELQKKYKNDPQTLNEKTLELYKQYNVNPLGGCLPLLIQFPILIAYFRVMQQPVKYVFGNQALFDQINKAFLWIKDIALQPTAIVNGVSNDLQIAGITIPIIAILSALTTYLSSKMMSAQNQQGSSGQNQQAQATQKTMTIVMPIMFLVFGYTYPVGFTLYWTVSNIFQIVQQYFTNKTIVNLKGESS
- the jag gene encoding RNA-binding cell elongation regulator Jag/EloR; protein product: MKSVVKTAKTVEDAINLALAELGVEREDISIEILEEPAKRFFGLMGNKDAKIKVTVTNDPITLSEKFLKEVFEKMNIKADANINRDGQDLFVDIININSVDKGIIIGKRGITLDSLQYLLSLMINKNREKYIRVLIDTENYREKREETLIKLAKKLARTVKTSRRPIRLEPMNPYERRIIHSALQNDSGIVTYSEGEEPFRRIVIQAK
- the yidD gene encoding membrane protein insertion efficiency factor YidD, encoding MRTIAVAIIKFYQRFISPMKPKSCRFYPTCSEYSIQAINKYGIIKGGFMSLKRILKCNPFNPGGHDPLK